A single region of the Latilactobacillus curvatus JCM 1096 = DSM 20019 genome encodes:
- a CDS encoding HD domain-containing protein: protein MTNTAIKLSREKVFRDPVHNYIRVEYQVILDLIDTPEFQRLRRIKQLGTTSSVFQGAEHSRFTHSLGVYEITRQICDQFQLNYPSQVAGDGLWNDDERLVALCAALLHDIGHGAYSHTFEHIFNTDHELITRQIITNPETAINRVLTQVADDFPAKVASVIDHSYPNPQVVQMISSQIDADRMDYLLRDAYNTGTKYGEFDLTRVLRVMRPYDKGIAFLANGMHAVEDYIVSRFQMYQQVYFHPVSRGMEVVLQKLLQRAKVLYQQPDHHQSLAPQLLIPFFEQNFTLQDYLKLDDGVLNTYFLYWLDYPDSVLNDLADRFLSRRPLKSVAFSQQTQCVLPELRALTEQAGYNSEYYTAVNNSFDLPYDAYDPSAKSPKTQIEIMQSDGQLEELSSLSDLVAAISGRFSGDERFYFPKEMLNENDIEVFAPIYRQFKAYLRNGAINPNH, encoded by the coding sequence GTGACTAACACCGCTATTAAACTATCGCGTGAAAAAGTATTCCGTGATCCTGTGCATAACTACATTCGCGTCGAGTATCAAGTGATTCTCGATTTAATTGACACCCCCGAATTTCAACGTCTTCGGCGGATTAAACAGCTTGGCACGACTTCCTCTGTTTTCCAAGGCGCTGAACATTCCCGCTTCACCCACTCATTAGGTGTTTATGAAATCACACGCCAAATCTGTGATCAATTCCAACTTAACTACCCTAGTCAAGTTGCCGGTGATGGACTTTGGAACGATGATGAACGGTTAGTCGCCTTATGTGCGGCTTTATTGCACGACATCGGCCATGGCGCTTATTCACATACCTTCGAACACATCTTCAATACTGATCATGAATTGATTACGCGCCAAATTATCACCAACCCGGAGACAGCCATTAATCGCGTCTTAACCCAAGTTGCGGATGATTTCCCTGCGAAAGTCGCTAGTGTAATCGATCATTCTTATCCGAATCCACAAGTTGTCCAGATGATTTCCAGCCAGATTGATGCTGATCGCATGGATTACTTATTACGGGATGCTTACAATACTGGGACTAAATACGGAGAATTCGATTTGACGCGTGTTTTACGAGTCATGCGGCCTTACGATAAGGGCATTGCCTTTTTAGCAAACGGGATGCATGCCGTTGAAGATTACATCGTCAGTCGGTTCCAGATGTATCAACAAGTTTATTTCCATCCTGTTTCACGCGGCATGGAAGTTGTCTTGCAAAAGCTCTTGCAACGTGCGAAAGTTCTTTATCAACAGCCTGACCATCATCAGAGTCTCGCACCGCAATTATTGATTCCATTTTTCGAACAGAACTTCACCCTACAAGACTATTTAAAATTAGATGATGGCGTTTTGAATACCTATTTTCTATACTGGTTAGACTATCCGGATTCAGTGCTCAATGATTTGGCCGACCGCTTTTTAAGCCGCCGCCCACTCAAATCGGTTGCCTTTAGCCAACAGACCCAATGTGTTTTACCAGAATTACGGGCGCTAACCGAGCAAGCTGGTTATAACAGTGAGTATTACACTGCTGTTAATAACAGTTTCGATTTGCCGTATGACGCCTATGATCCCTCCGCTAAATCACCCAAAACTCAGATTGAAATTATGCAATCTGATGGTCAACTTGAAGAGTTATCATCATTAAGTGACTTGGTGGCCGCCATCTCAGGCCGTTTTAGCGGCGATGAACGCTTCTATTTCCCTAAAGAAATGCTCAACGAAAATGATATCGAAGTCTTCGCACCAATATACCGCCAGTTCAAAGCATACTTGCGTAACGGTGCAATCAATCCTAACCACTAA
- a CDS encoding TerC family protein, which yields MNWIVQLYQPFFELSNWQTVITSSEDWLLILTLVIMECLLSVDNAVVLAAQTQTLPTKIEQEKSLVYGLWGAYVFRFIIIGVGTYLIHLWEIKVAGSLYLIYLVIAYFRKSGHPKQAKTPEAGSKISSPHRFWRTVASIELMDIVFSIDSVLASLAISSNPVIVLIGGMIGIICMRGIAQLIAQLMKKIPELNPMAYILILFIAIKLFLSIPAIDYEIPNLVFAGIVFGVILLTLIIHYVRAARAK from the coding sequence ATGAATTGGATTGTACAATTGTATCAACCATTCTTTGAACTGAGTAATTGGCAAACTGTCATTACGTCGTCCGAAGATTGGCTTTTAATTTTAACGTTAGTGATTATGGAATGCTTACTCTCAGTAGACAATGCTGTTGTATTAGCGGCACAGACACAAACATTACCTACAAAAATTGAGCAAGAAAAGTCATTGGTGTATGGCTTATGGGGCGCTTATGTTTTCCGCTTCATTATTATTGGTGTCGGCACCTATTTAATTCATTTGTGGGAAATTAAAGTTGCCGGTTCATTGTATTTAATTTACTTAGTCATTGCTTATTTCAGAAAGAGTGGGCATCCGAAGCAGGCTAAAACACCGGAGGCGGGTTCTAAAATCAGTAGTCCGCATCGGTTCTGGCGCACAGTTGCTTCGATTGAATTGATGGACATTGTTTTTTCAATTGATTCCGTATTAGCGTCTTTAGCGATTTCTAGTAATCCGGTGATTGTTTTAATTGGGGGAATGATTGGGATTATCTGCATGCGGGGGATTGCCCAACTCATCGCCCAATTGATGAAGAAAATTCCGGAATTAAATCCGATGGCTTACATCTTAATTCTCTTCATCGCGATTAAATTATTCTTGTCGATTCCAGCCATTGACTATGAAATTCCTAACCTAGTGTTTGCTGGAATTGTGTTTGGCGTTATTCTACTGACGCTCATTATTCATTATGTCCGTGCAGCACGGGCTAAATAG
- the mscL gene encoding large conductance mechanosensitive channel protein MscL, with protein sequence MIKEFKEFIMRGNVLDMAVGVILGAALKSIVDSLTKNLINPIISLFVGQVDLSGIALTIPGTKAVFKIGNFLNDVINFLIIAFVVFLIVKGFNKLRDMGKKTEEEEAQVVETKEEVYLKEIRDLLANKEK encoded by the coding sequence ATGATTAAAGAATTTAAAGAATTTATTATGCGTGGTAATGTGCTAGATATGGCTGTCGGGGTTATTTTGGGGGCTGCTTTAAAAAGCATCGTGGACTCATTAACAAAGAACTTAATCAATCCAATCATTTCATTATTCGTTGGACAAGTTGATCTATCCGGTATTGCGCTTACCATTCCAGGCACCAAGGCCGTTTTTAAAATCGGGAACTTCCTAAACGATGTGATTAACTTCTTAATCATCGCATTTGTTGTCTTCTTAATCGTCAAAGGATTCAACAAGCTTCGTGACATGGGCAAGAAGACCGAAGAAGAAGAAGCACAAGTAGTCGAAACGAAAGAAGAAGTTTACTTAAAAGAAATTCGCGATTTATTAGCTAACAAAGAAAAATAA
- the yidA gene encoding sugar-phosphatase, which produces MSIKLVAVDMDGTLLNENNILSPKTIKVVKAAKKHGVKVVLCTGRPLTGVTPFLKELGLTEATDYVITFNGALVQNTATGEILVRHTLAHDQYLELETLSRQIGSHLHAEDDQFIYTANRDISPYTVGESALVNMPVRFRHVDEIAPNKAFSKVMLIDEPAVLAEAKTKIPADFFDRYQFVQSEAYFLEVLNKNAGKGNGLRDLANALNIDQSEVMAIGDQGNDLSMLEYAGFPVAMDNAIPELKKIAKVVTKSNHEGQDGVAYAIETYAFESQA; this is translated from the coding sequence ATGTCAATCAAACTTGTCGCTGTCGATATGGACGGCACCCTATTAAATGAAAATAACATCCTTAGCCCTAAAACAATCAAAGTTGTCAAAGCTGCTAAAAAACATGGCGTTAAAGTTGTGCTATGTACTGGGCGACCACTCACCGGGGTCACGCCTTTTCTAAAAGAACTGGGTTTAACTGAAGCCACTGACTATGTGATTACGTTCAACGGTGCTTTGGTTCAAAATACGGCAACTGGTGAAATTCTAGTGCGTCACACTCTTGCGCATGACCAATATCTTGAACTTGAAACCCTCTCCCGCCAAATTGGTTCTCATTTACACGCTGAAGACGATCAATTCATCTACACCGCCAATCGCGATATCAGTCCTTATACAGTCGGTGAAAGTGCCCTCGTCAACATGCCTGTTCGTTTCCGCCATGTCGATGAAATCGCACCTAACAAGGCCTTTTCAAAAGTGATGTTAATCGACGAACCCGCCGTCTTAGCTGAAGCCAAAACCAAGATTCCTGCTGATTTTTTCGATCGTTATCAATTTGTTCAAAGTGAAGCCTACTTCCTCGAAGTACTCAACAAGAACGCCGGTAAAGGAAATGGTTTGCGTGATTTAGCAAATGCCTTAAATATTGATCAATCTGAAGTGATGGCCATTGGTGATCAAGGTAACGATTTATCGATGCTAGAATACGCCGGTTTCCCAGTTGCCATGGATAATGCCATTCCTGAATTGAAAAAAATTGCTAAGGTTGTTACTAAGAGTAACCATGAAGGCCAAGATGGCGTGGCATACGCCATTGAAACATACGCCTTTGAAAGCCAAGCCTAA
- a CDS encoding YdcF family protein encodes MTTLIDLVYASPLFFLILFIGLQRFEKRRLINGIVFNFFLFSALMDAALIVIRLNNETLNNIAIAAAIVVVLIVMFFYLFGIVLLLWNAYIVWKKESHTLSNMLTLLIALAIIGSFFIPIITRLLHIPADVKLFVSTIVSVFLLYIPLFFYLYLTSLIIYQFNRPRYQQDYIIVLGSGLIDGQFVPPLLASRINRAIRFYDKQVKKGRPAPKLVFSGGQGPDEKLPESVAMQRYAIEQGIPIKDTLTEEKSVNTLQNMQFSKDIIMADTTKTNPKIIFATNNYHTFRAGLFAKQARLKADGIGAKTSRYFLPNAIIREFIAILKMKQHQFILVAIASVAFAALTVLLNHM; translated from the coding sequence ATGACTACGTTAATTGATCTCGTTTACGCGTCCCCCCTTTTCTTTTTGATTTTATTTATTGGTTTACAGCGATTTGAAAAACGCCGATTAATCAACGGCATTGTGTTTAACTTTTTCCTCTTCAGCGCATTAATGGATGCTGCGCTCATTGTGATTCGCCTCAATAACGAAACGCTGAATAACATTGCAATTGCTGCTGCAATTGTTGTCGTTCTAATCGTCATGTTCTTCTACTTATTCGGTATTGTCTTGTTGCTGTGGAACGCGTATATTGTCTGGAAAAAAGAAAGTCACACGTTATCCAACATGCTGACCCTCCTCATTGCGTTAGCCATCATTGGCTCATTTTTCATCCCAATCATCACGCGCTTGTTACACATTCCCGCCGATGTTAAATTATTTGTCAGCACGATTGTATCGGTTTTTCTTTTGTATATTCCATTGTTCTTCTATTTATATCTAACCTCACTGATTATCTATCAATTCAACCGCCCCCGTTATCAACAAGATTACATCATCGTCTTGGGTAGCGGTTTAATCGATGGTCAATTCGTCCCACCGTTACTGGCCAGTCGGATTAATCGCGCCATTCGATTTTATGATAAACAAGTCAAAAAAGGCCGCCCTGCACCAAAACTGGTCTTTTCTGGCGGCCAAGGTCCGGATGAGAAGCTGCCTGAATCAGTTGCCATGCAACGTTACGCCATTGAGCAAGGGATTCCGATTAAAGACACCCTCACCGAGGAAAAATCAGTCAACACTTTACAAAACATGCAATTTTCAAAAGACATTATCATGGCTGATACCACTAAAACGAATCCTAAAATTATTTTTGCAACCAATAATTACCACACATTCCGCGCTGGGCTTTTTGCAAAGCAAGCCCGTTTGAAAGCAGATGGCATTGGCGCTAAAACATCGCGTTACTTCTTACCAAATGCAATCATCCGTGAATTCATTGCAATTCTCAAAATGAAACAGCATCAATTCATTTTAGTCGCAATTGCAAGTGTCGCATTTGCAGCCTTAACTGTTTTACTCAATCATATGTAA
- a CDS encoding lipoate--protein ligase family protein — MDDLATLSANQEWAILTQHFEKAAGPLAFAHANSLLALSRELQQPIIHFWTLADNVILGMMDTKLPAYPQAVATLEAAHYAHFVRNAGGLGIVTDAGVLNVSFYLPDMADHLSINAAYALMHQLFTTAFADYPVTIDHFEVTHSYCPGEYDLSINGQKFSGIAQRRAKNGIAVLLYASITGNQQARGKLMHSFYTAGQAQSQTRWTFPAVIPDTMANLSDLLNEPMTVATAITHLQTAFSRLVQQPQLVDLTPQLQTKAYQQLLLKNQTALHRYQV, encoded by the coding sequence ATGGATGATTTAGCGACTTTATCTGCCAATCAAGAATGGGCTATTTTAACCCAACATTTTGAAAAAGCGGCTGGACCACTCGCTTTTGCTCATGCTAATAGCCTCTTAGCTTTGAGCCGCGAATTACAACAACCTATTATTCATTTTTGGACGCTTGCTGACAATGTTATTTTGGGCATGATGGATACAAAGTTACCTGCTTATCCACAAGCGGTTGCCACATTAGAGGCTGCACACTATGCCCATTTCGTGCGTAACGCTGGTGGCTTGGGGATTGTGACGGATGCCGGCGTTTTGAACGTCAGCTTCTATCTTCCTGATATGGCGGATCACCTAAGCATTAATGCTGCTTACGCGCTCATGCACCAATTGTTCACAACTGCCTTTGCAGACTATCCCGTCACGATTGACCATTTCGAAGTCACTCACTCCTATTGCCCTGGCGAATACGATCTCAGCATCAATGGTCAAAAATTTTCCGGTATTGCCCAACGCCGTGCCAAAAACGGAATTGCCGTACTCTTATATGCCAGCATTACAGGCAATCAACAGGCGCGTGGCAAACTCATGCACAGTTTTTACACTGCTGGCCAAGCACAAAGCCAAACGCGGTGGACTTTCCCAGCGGTCATCCCGGACACCATGGCCAACCTATCTGATCTGTTAAACGAACCAATGACTGTTGCAACAGCCATTACGCACCTACAGACCGCTTTTAGCCGGTTGGTTCAACAACCACAACTAGTTGACCTCACACCACAATTACAAACGAAAGCTTATCAACAACTACTACTTAAAAACCAAACAGCACTCCACCGTTATCAAGTTTAA